The genomic region CGATGCGCTGCGCGGCAGCGGCGCCGTCGCGTCCATCATCGCGGTCGGGCATCCAGATTTACAGTCGAAAATCCAGGGCGTGGATCGGTGGATCGACGCCGCGCCCTCCGGCCCGGAAAACATTCTCGCCGGCTTAGCTCAGGCAAAAACGCCGATGGCGCTGGTGTGCACGTCCGACCTGCCGTTTCTTCAGGCGCAGAGCGTCGCGGCGTTCGCCGAGCGTATTCCCGCCGACGCGGACATCGCCCTGGGGCTGGTCGATGCGGATGAGTTCAATCGCGCTTACCATGACGCCCCGCCGTCGACGTTCGTCACTCTGCGCGGCATGGCGCCGGCGACCATCAGCGGGCTGTTCGCGACACGCCCAAAAACGCTGATTGACAACAGCGACCTGCTCCGCACGGCGTTTGAGTCGCGCAAGAGTCAGTGGCGATCGGCGCAGCTTTTGGGACCGCGTTTGACGTGGCGGTTTTTGACCCGATCGCTGGCGCTCGGCGCGGTGGTTCAGCGCGCCGAGGCGATCCTGGGATGCCGCGCCGCCGTCCTTGAGGGAAGCGCGCCGGATCTCGCATTCGATATTGACGCCGTTGAAGATTATCAATACGCCAAAACCAGAAAGTGACACGAAGAACGGCGCTATGATACACGCAGCCGCAAAGCCCTCTCGTCCCATGCTGGTGCGGATCGGCACCGGGATCGTCGGCGCCCTTTTGTACAGCATCATGATCTTCCTCGGCGACGGCCTGCCGTTCGCCGCGGGCGTCGCCGTCTTCGCCGTGCTTGGGGTGGACGAGTTTTACCGAGCCGTCCGGACTCAGGGCGCCGATCCCAACAAAGTTCTCGGATTCCTCGCCTGTATCGTATTTCAATACGCGGCCTGGACGCATGGGGGCGCGGCGTTTGCCTCGTACCTTCCCGCCGTCCTGATGCTGATGGTGATGGCGAACTTGATCACGGAGATGGTGAAGCGCCAGCCGCGCCCGATCATCAGTGTCGGATCGACGCTGCTGGGCGCCGTCTATGTCGGCTGGCTCTTTTCCTACCTCACGCTGCTGCGCAGCACCAACGCCAATATCCTGACGCCGCCGATCCACGGCACCACAACGGCCGAATGGCTGGTGGTGTTCGTGACCGCGACGACCTGGCTTTCCGACGCCGGCGCGCTCTTTGCGGGCCGGGCACTGGGCCGCAACAAACTAGCGCCGGAGATCAGCCCCGCCAAAACGGTGGAGGGCAGCATCGGCGGCTTGATCGCGTCGGGCCTGGGCGGCGTTGTCCTCAGCTTATGGCTGCATCTGCCGATGGGACACGCCATTATCCTGGGCGTCCTCTGCGGCTTCGCCGGGCAGATCGGCGACCTTTGCGAATCCCTGCTCAAGCGCGAGCTGAGCATCAAGGACTTCGGGCACTGGATTCCCGGCCACGGGGGGGTTCTGGACCGCATCGACAGCCTGCTCTTTTCGGCGCCGCTGGCGTTCTATTACATCCAGTTCTTCCTGATCAACAAGCATTAGAGAAATTCGCAAGCACTCGAGAAATCACCATGGCCTCAAGAACGCGTCTTCCGCTCCGCGCCGCTCTCCTGCCGGCTTTGGGCCTCTGCTCTGCTTTCACCTCGATCGCTGCACACGCGCAGGCGCCGCTGCGCTGCCTGATCGTCGGCGGCGGGCCGGACAAGCAGTACAACCAAGTCGCGATCGAGAGCAATGTGCGATACGTCCAGCGTCTCCTGCCGACCGGGACCAAGAAACGCGTGCTGTTCACCAACGGAAGCCTCACCGCCGCCAACGTCCAGTACGAAGACGAGCATCAGCACGAGCGCTACCGCGCCACGACCCTGAAATCGATCGACGGTCCGGCGCGCCTTGCAACCTTCCAAAAGACTTTCAGCGGCCTTTCCGCCGACGCCGGCGGCCCCTTCCTGCT from Capsulimonas corticalis harbors:
- the mobA gene encoding molybdenum cofactor guanylyltransferase, giving the protein MDAVIPAGGEIDAAYQDAAGSRHRALAPIGRSQTPVMQIVVDALRGSGAVASIIAVGHPDLQSKIQGVDRWIDAAPSGPENILAGLAQAKTPMALVCTSDLPFLQAQSVAAFAERIPADADIALGLVDADEFNRAYHDAPPSTFVTLRGMAPATISGLFATRPKTLIDNSDLLRTAFESRKSQWRSAQLLGPRLTWRFLTRSLALGAVVQRAEAILGCRAAVLEGSAPDLAFDIDAVEDYQYAKTRK
- a CDS encoding phosphatidate cytidylyltransferase; the encoded protein is MIHAAAKPSRPMLVRIGTGIVGALLYSIMIFLGDGLPFAAGVAVFAVLGVDEFYRAVRTQGADPNKVLGFLACIVFQYAAWTHGGAAFASYLPAVLMLMVMANLITEMVKRQPRPIISVGSTLLGAVYVGWLFSYLTLLRSTNANILTPPIHGTTTAEWLVVFVTATTWLSDAGALFAGRALGRNKLAPEISPAKTVEGSIGGLIASGLGGVVLSLWLHLPMGHAIILGVLCGFAGQIGDLCESLLKRELSIKDFGHWIPGHGGVLDRIDSLLFSAPLAFYYIQFFLINKH